The following proteins are encoded in a genomic region of Cryptomeria japonica chromosome 11, Sugi_1.0, whole genome shotgun sequence:
- the LOC131051373 gene encoding TMV resistance protein N-like, translating to MSHLVFKYATLTLLTVREIAIFSPPYAELSWCLDELPLMLETKARFIPIFCDVKPFELRYPDKGVYAAAFTKHEEKGRFSKERLDQWKASLESSSLISGYEFNTSHDNVERLCTEIALVVQQEAVGKIFKGVGSHLKGLHADEAASTSTSAMLKKSSLLPRDSHPVGIHSKVEHMVGLLEDTEVQVIAVLNLQDDIASHIGVNSKSVSEERVAELIHDHLQGKRSLIVLDDLWMLSTKNSLIDKLGFLADKHCKIVVTTRNRQVALNSSAQIYEMKTLSDEDSWMLFCIYAFPNSTGNRAPQHREEEGLKIVEQCGNLPLAIKMIAASLANTTLKNWEWKHSQLERVVPLESMTLSWRY from the exons ATGAGCCACTTGGTATTCAAATATGCGACCTTAACACTTCTAACTGTCCGTGAG ATTGCCATATTTTCACCACCATATGCGGAGTTGTCGTGGTGTCTAGATGAGCTGCCTCTCATGTTGGAAACCAAGGCTCGCTTTATTCCCATATTTTGTGATGTGAAGCCTTTTGAACTCCGCTACCCTGACAAGGGAGTTTATGCAGCTGCATTCACCAAACATGAAGAAAAGGGGAGATTCAGCAAGGAGAGACTTGACCAATGGAAAGCATCCCTCGAGTCTTCTTCACTCATTTCTGGCTATGAATTCAACACATCTCATGA TAATGTCGAGAGACTGTGTACAGAGATTGCCTTGGTTGTCCAACAAGAGGCTGTTGGAAAGATATTTAAGGGAGTTGGAAGTCATTTGAAAGGTCTCCATGCGGATGAGGCAGCTTCGACAAGTACATCAGCAATGTTGAAGAAATCAAGTCTTCTGCCAAGAGATTCACATCCAGTGGGGATACATTCCAAAGTTGAACACATGGTAGGCTTGTTGGAAGACACAGAAGTTCAAGTCATAGCCGTGTTA AATTTGCAAGATGATATAGCCTCCCACATAGGTGTAAATAGTAAAAGTGTAAGTGAAGAGAGAGTGGCTGAATTGATTCATGACCATCTCCAAGGGAAAAGATCTCTCATTGTGCTGGATGATCTTTGGATGCTTTCTACTAAAAATTCTCTGATTGATAAACTTGGTTTCCTGGCCGATAAACATTGTAAAATTGTGGTTACCACAAGAAATAGGCAGGTTGCTCTAAATTCTAGTGCTCAAATCTATGAGATGAAAACTTTGTCAGATGAAGACAGTTGGATGCTGTTTTGTATCtatgcatttccaaatagtacaggAAATAGAGCACCACAACACAGGGAAGAGGAGGGTCTGAAGATTGTAGAGCAATGTGGAAATTTACCTCTTGCTATCAAAATGATAGCAGCATCTTTGGCCAACACCACGCTTAAAAATTGGGAGTGGAAGCACAGTCAGCTGGAAAGAGTAGTCCCACTGGAGAGCATGACACTGTCATGGAGATACTAA